One Lacticaseibacillus rhamnosus genomic window carries:
- a CDS encoding glucose-6-phosphate isomerase: MSYIKFDSSKLDKFVHANELEQMQPLVTAADKELREGTGAGKDFRGFLDLPVNYDKDEFARIKAAAKKIQGNSQVFVAIGIGGSYLGARMAVDFLSQTFRNLDPELKFPEVYFAGNSISGTYLADLLDIIGDRDFSINVISKSGTTTEPSIAFRILKAKLIEKYGKDGAKERIYATTDRAKGALKQEADAEGYEEFVVPDDVGGRFSVMSAVGLLPIAVAGGDIDEMMRGLGDGRKAYASADLKENEAYQYAALRNILYRKGYTTELLENYEPTLQYLGEWWKQLMGESEGKDQKGIYPSSANFSTDLHSLGQYIQEGLRNLMETVVWVEEPNRDLTIPDDAQNLDGLGYLAGKKMSFVNRKAYEGVVLAHTDGGVPVMTVSIPKQDAYTLGYLIYFFEAAVSISGYLNGINPFNQPGVEAYKKNMFALLGRPGYEDMTKELNARL; encoded by the coding sequence ATGTCGTACATCAAATTTGATTCATCTAAGCTGGATAAGTTCGTTCACGCGAATGAACTTGAACAGATGCAGCCGTTAGTAACTGCAGCTGACAAGGAATTGCGTGAAGGTACAGGTGCCGGCAAGGATTTCCGTGGTTTTCTCGATTTGCCAGTCAATTATGATAAGGACGAATTTGCCCGGATTAAGGCTGCGGCCAAGAAGATTCAAGGCAATTCCCAGGTCTTTGTTGCGATTGGGATTGGCGGTTCTTATTTAGGCGCACGGATGGCAGTTGATTTTCTTTCCCAAACCTTCCGTAACCTCGATCCTGAGCTAAAGTTCCCAGAAGTCTATTTTGCGGGTAACTCAATCTCCGGTACTTATTTAGCTGATTTGCTCGACATTATCGGCGATCGTGACTTCTCGATCAACGTCATCAGCAAGTCCGGTACCACGACTGAACCTTCCATTGCTTTCCGTATTTTGAAGGCTAAGTTAATCGAAAAGTATGGTAAAGATGGTGCCAAGGAACGAATTTATGCGACAACCGATCGGGCCAAGGGTGCTTTGAAGCAAGAAGCCGATGCGGAAGGCTACGAAGAATTCGTGGTTCCTGATGACGTTGGCGGCCGCTTCTCAGTAATGTCAGCAGTTGGCTTATTGCCAATCGCAGTTGCTGGCGGCGACATTGACGAAATGATGCGTGGCCTCGGTGATGGTCGAAAAGCCTATGCATCAGCTGATTTGAAAGAAAACGAAGCCTATCAGTATGCAGCTTTGCGTAACATCTTATATCGCAAAGGCTACACCACCGAACTACTCGAAAACTACGAACCAACCTTGCAATACCTTGGCGAATGGTGGAAGCAATTAATGGGCGAATCTGAAGGTAAAGATCAAAAGGGCATCTATCCTTCAAGCGCTAACTTCAGTACTGACCTGCACAGTCTCGGCCAATACATTCAAGAAGGCCTCCGCAATCTGATGGAAACCGTTGTGTGGGTTGAAGAACCTAACCGCGACCTAACCATTCCTGACGACGCGCAAAACCTTGATGGCCTCGGCTACTTGGCTGGCAAGAAGATGTCCTTCGTTAACCGCAAAGCTTACGAAGGCGTTGTTCTGGCCCACACAGATGGCGGCGTCCCAGTTATGACCGTTTCCATTCCGAAACAAGATGCCTACACCTTAGGCTATCTGATCTACTTCTTTGAAGCGGCAGTTTCCATCTCCGGCTACCTGAACGGGATCAACCCATTCAACCAGCCTGGTGTTGAAGCTTACAAGAAGAACATGTTCGCACTGCTTGGTCGTCCGGGTTATGAGGATATGACCAAGGAATTGAACGCACGCCTTTAA
- a CDS encoding DNA/RNA non-specific endonuclease, translated as MKTKLMKYLTPLLIVSLLLTGCSTQGTSKSTSPSTDPVADQTKLNNKTNSAISSLDEAIADKREEVSSLKATLDNSKPSTEASKTTAGTTDANTLANLDYTGQQEITVNNNDPAFSKNDLSTAKGAWATYSDLDSLNRVTDANALLNRSLMPSAKREPLTWNPTGWHNKKTAHGWLYNRSHLIGYQLTGENNNPKNLMTGTQTLNSPLMLAHEMDIAYYLKQSNDHYVRYEVKPIFRGNELVARGVQMRAQSIGDNTIHFNVYIFNVEPGYTINYADGTSTKN; from the coding sequence ATGAAAACAAAGTTAATGAAATATCTTACCCCTCTGCTCATAGTAAGTCTCTTACTAACCGGTTGCAGTACTCAAGGCACCTCAAAATCAACCTCACCATCCACGGATCCTGTGGCCGATCAGACTAAACTTAATAATAAGACTAATTCTGCGATCAGCAGTCTCGATGAAGCTATTGCTGATAAACGTGAAGAAGTTAGCAGTCTAAAAGCGACATTAGATAACAGCAAGCCAAGCACAGAAGCTTCAAAGACGACAGCAGGTACCACGGATGCCAATACTTTAGCCAATCTCGATTATACCGGCCAGCAAGAAATAACCGTCAATAACAACGATCCCGCATTTTCAAAAAATGATCTTTCAACTGCAAAAGGCGCATGGGCCACTTATTCCGATTTAGATAGTCTCAACCGAGTGACCGATGCCAATGCCTTGTTAAACCGCTCACTCATGCCTTCAGCCAAACGCGAACCACTAACTTGGAACCCAACCGGCTGGCACAATAAAAAAACGGCACATGGATGGTTATATAATCGTAGCCATTTAATCGGGTACCAGCTGACCGGCGAAAATAATAACCCAAAGAATCTCATGACCGGTACTCAAACGCTCAATAGTCCCTTGATGTTGGCTCATGAAATGGATATCGCTTATTATCTCAAACAAAGTAATGACCACTACGTCCGTTACGAGGTAAAGCCAATTTTCCGCGGTAACGAACTCGTTGCACGCGGTGTTCAAATGCGTGCTCAAAGCATCGGCGACAACACCATTCATTTCAATGTCTATATTTTTAATGTCGAACCAGGATACACCATCAATTACGCCGACGGAACAAGCACCAAAAATTAA
- a CDS encoding sunset domain-containing protein, producing the protein MATLGDFLILLGLGGTIWGAVRLFRQRKHPSTKRLNLILLIGGIILMFIGTPISDTKTSTVSTLQSSVVNKRLTAKQRKLLNAEKTHGKVLLAVKAKKNAELKALTKEQKKLEAAADERASSSRAAAASSSIAASTSASQAESASKAAAASIQAAASSQAAANAAAAKQAEEAQKSAAQQQAAPAQQQTPTNQGDLYTGTQGTIVGNSRSKIYHVPGQAGYHMNAANAVYFHTEAEASSAGYRKALR; encoded by the coding sequence ATGGCTACATTGGGCGACTTTTTAATCTTACTCGGATTGGGTGGGACTATCTGGGGTGCCGTGCGCTTATTTCGGCAACGGAAACATCCGTCAACGAAACGACTCAACCTAATTCTACTAATTGGCGGTATTATTTTAATGTTCATTGGCACCCCGATAAGTGACACAAAAACATCGACAGTTTCAACTTTGCAATCAAGCGTTGTTAATAAAAGGTTAACGGCAAAACAGCGAAAACTGCTGAACGCCGAAAAAACACACGGAAAAGTCTTATTGGCAGTAAAAGCTAAAAAAAACGCGGAGTTAAAAGCCTTAACCAAAGAACAAAAGAAACTCGAAGCAGCCGCAGACGAACGAGCATCCTCATCGCGAGCGGCAGCAGCTTCCTCATCTATTGCTGCATCCACATCAGCATCTCAGGCTGAATCTGCAAGTAAAGCAGCTGCGGCATCCATCCAAGCGGCTGCCTCATCGCAAGCAGCGGCAAATGCAGCCGCAGCCAAACAAGCAGAAGAAGCCCAGAAATCGGCAGCACAACAGCAAGCTGCACCGGCACAGCAGCAAACGCCAACAAACCAAGGTGATTTATATACTGGCACGCAAGGAACCATCGTTGGCAACAGCCGTAGCAAGATCTATCACGTTCCTGGTCAAGCCGGCTACCATATGAACGCTGCAAATGCTGTCTACTTCCATACCGAAGCCGAGGCATCATCGGCTGGTTATCGAAAGGCATTACGCTAA
- a CDS encoding glycosyltransferase translates to MKPAKTKFSDAPDGSIHQYDQILKYFNDRPADQTKPRGNRITFVTTGIIGFDGGQTTMLHLGTLLANAGYDVYYLSYVPQSQDEMIQNAEFNYPGYKGTCLPMGELESHRSDIWVATLWESVYVIKNKPGYKMYFVQDYEPYFYPYGDRYQMARRTYSLGLHMVSLGPWCAHMITTHCKTNSPIDIINFPVDVARYPFKERDPKPYQDKKQIKLAVYTKWSSPRRAPVTIQIVLENCRHLLRAKGIDLKITYFGTGRSKRFINGQNLGKLPPSELNQLYHEADFGIAPSMTNFSLVPYEMMSAGLPLIDFKEGTGSYFLKDGTYFSCHLDERDLAKTLQTACEKPEIITQNIEKAQAYLKTISWERTEKDMLAIIASLYADVDVVKS, encoded by the coding sequence GTGAAACCTGCAAAAACTAAATTTAGTGACGCTCCTGATGGTAGTATTCATCAATATGATCAGATACTTAAATACTTCAACGATCGGCCTGCCGATCAAACCAAACCGCGCGGCAATCGGATCACTTTTGTAACGACCGGTATCATCGGCTTTGATGGTGGTCAAACAACAATGCTGCATTTAGGAACCTTGTTAGCCAATGCGGGTTATGACGTTTACTATCTAAGTTACGTTCCGCAAAGTCAAGATGAGATGATTCAAAACGCCGAATTTAACTATCCAGGCTATAAAGGAACTTGTTTGCCAATGGGAGAACTCGAATCCCATCGTTCTGACATCTGGGTCGCTACTTTATGGGAATCCGTTTATGTCATCAAAAATAAGCCGGGTTATAAGATGTATTTTGTCCAGGATTATGAACCTTATTTCTACCCATACGGTGATCGTTACCAAATGGCGCGCCGTACTTATAGCCTCGGACTGCACATGGTTTCACTAGGGCCTTGGTGCGCACATATGATTACGACACATTGCAAAACTAACAGTCCGATTGACATTATCAATTTCCCGGTCGATGTAGCTCGTTATCCGTTTAAAGAACGCGATCCCAAGCCTTACCAAGATAAAAAGCAAATCAAACTGGCGGTTTACACCAAATGGAGCAGTCCTCGCCGCGCGCCTGTCACCATTCAAATTGTCCTTGAAAACTGTCGCCATTTGCTACGAGCTAAGGGAATTGATCTCAAAATAACTTACTTTGGCACGGGTCGCAGCAAACGTTTTATTAACGGTCAAAATCTCGGAAAGCTGCCCCCATCAGAGCTCAATCAGCTTTACCATGAAGCGGATTTTGGTATTGCCCCTTCAATGACCAATTTTTCTTTGGTTCCTTACGAAATGATGAGCGCCGGCCTACCTCTGATCGACTTTAAGGAAGGCACTGGCAGCTACTTCCTGAAAGATGGCACTTACTTTTCATGTCACTTGGATGAACGTGATCTGGCCAAAACACTCCAAACAGCATGCGAAAAACCCGAGATCATTACCCAAAACATCGAAAAAGCACAAGCCTATCTAAAAACAATCAGCTGGGAACGAACCGAAAAAGATATGCTTGCGATCATCGCCAGTCTATATGCCGATGTTGACGTGGTGAAGTCCTAA
- a CDS encoding nucleoside deaminase, with protein MYQKSFMAMADEEAKANVNGSDGGPFGCVIVKNGQVVSRAHNRVLVDHDPTAHGEITAIRKAGQALGTHDLSGCELYTSAMPCPMCLSAIIWANIKQVYYGNTADDAAAIGFRDAAIYDFINAGLKGEMLKLSQHDRNLTIGAFKAYQSAQKELY; from the coding sequence ATGTATCAAAAATCATTTATGGCAATGGCTGATGAAGAAGCAAAAGCAAATGTTAACGGATCCGATGGCGGGCCATTCGGGTGCGTAATTGTCAAGAACGGTCAAGTCGTCAGTCGTGCACATAATCGGGTGTTGGTTGATCATGACCCAACTGCACACGGCGAAATTACCGCAATTCGCAAAGCTGGCCAGGCATTGGGAACACACGACTTGTCCGGTTGTGAGCTCTATACTTCGGCGATGCCTTGCCCAATGTGTTTAAGTGCGATTATTTGGGCAAATATCAAACAAGTCTATTATGGCAATACCGCTGATGATGCTGCGGCAATTGGGTTTCGCGATGCTGCAATTTATGACTTTATCAATGCCGGATTAAAGGGGGAAATGCTGAAGCTGAGTCAGCATGATCGCAATCTGACCATCGGCGCGTTTAAGGCGTATCAGTCAGCACAAAAGGAATTGTATTGA
- a CDS encoding GRP family sugar transporter, whose amino-acid sequence MVFLLALIPALAWGSIGLVSGKLGGNAYQQTLGMTFGALVFGVGTLLIMHPVLDTKTWLLGIISGLFWALGQGQQFQSMKYMGVSMTMPISTGMQLIATTLAGALLFHEWHSGRDVLLGILALALLIIGATLTSRREQNDDFTSETGVAKGLRTLLISTAGYAGYTIIVNAGQLGALAVVMPQSLGMIIGALLMSIGHEPFAKATAKNVLTGLLWGTGNVFMLLSMANVGLAVSYSLSQMGIVISTFGSIYLLGEHKTRKEMIWVSCGSALVILGGVVLGIMKAK is encoded by the coding sequence ATGGTATTTTTACTTGCGTTGATCCCGGCACTTGCTTGGGGTTCCATTGGCCTGGTCAGTGGCAAACTTGGCGGCAATGCCTATCAGCAGACTTTGGGGATGACGTTTGGCGCGCTGGTTTTTGGCGTTGGCACGTTATTGATCATGCATCCGGTTCTCGACACTAAGACTTGGCTGCTTGGCATTATTTCTGGGTTATTTTGGGCATTAGGACAGGGACAACAGTTTCAGTCTATGAAATATATGGGTGTCTCAATGACCATGCCGATTTCAACCGGCATGCAACTGATTGCGACCACGTTGGCCGGTGCATTGCTGTTTCATGAGTGGCATAGCGGCCGTGATGTGTTGCTTGGCATTTTGGCGTTGGCGTTACTAATCATTGGTGCGACGTTGACTTCGCGGCGGGAGCAAAATGATGACTTCACCTCGGAAACCGGCGTCGCTAAGGGTTTGCGGACGTTACTGATTTCAACAGCAGGTTATGCCGGCTACACGATTATCGTCAATGCCGGCCAGCTTGGTGCTTTGGCAGTGGTGATGCCGCAATCGCTTGGAATGATTATTGGCGCTTTGTTGATGAGCATCGGGCATGAGCCTTTTGCTAAAGCCACTGCGAAGAATGTTTTAACCGGACTCTTGTGGGGGACCGGTAATGTGTTCATGCTGTTGTCAATGGCAAATGTCGGGTTGGCAGTTTCCTATTCACTTTCACAAATGGGCATCGTTATTTCAACGTTTGGATCCATTTACTTACTTGGTGAGCATAAGACGCGTAAGGAAATGATCTGGGTCAGCTGCGGTTCGGCTCTCGTCATTCTTGGCGGGGTCGTCTTAGGGATCATGAAAGCAAAGTAA
- a CDS encoding Gfo/Idh/MocA family protein produces MLTIGVIGLGTIAQKAYLPVYAQMQNQVHWLLNTRNEDKLEQLSAQYGLESAGHSLQDLDGQPLEAVMIHTPTATHYQYVKHFLEKGVHVFVDKPLATDMAQVNELYDLADAKHVMLTVGFNRRFAPMIQDLAQVTDKTGVRVDKNRIDALDDTEHALWDLFIHPVDTALMLAGYPEKPNTRYALHTTSDGQLQQASVTFTAPGIRGEAGIDLQAGTNLEEAQVAAPSGVQRVQNLDQLVVYGRGGASQTFAPDWQPMLETRGFAPMVQAFVQAVGNPDGQNPVSPATSQLAHAVVADLVNQINN; encoded by the coding sequence ATGTTAACGATTGGAGTCATTGGTTTAGGCACGATTGCTCAAAAAGCCTACTTGCCAGTTTATGCGCAAATGCAAAATCAAGTGCACTGGTTATTGAATACACGCAATGAAGACAAGTTAGAACAGCTTTCAGCACAGTACGGGCTTGAAAGTGCAGGCCATTCGCTACAAGACCTCGATGGACAACCACTTGAAGCGGTGATGATTCATACACCAACCGCGACACATTATCAGTATGTTAAGCATTTTTTGGAAAAAGGTGTTCATGTCTTTGTGGATAAGCCTTTAGCAACCGATATGGCGCAAGTTAATGAATTATATGATTTGGCCGATGCGAAACATGTCATGCTGACGGTTGGCTTTAATCGCCGGTTTGCCCCAATGATTCAAGATTTAGCGCAAGTGACAGATAAAACAGGCGTCCGCGTTGATAAGAATCGCATTGATGCGCTTGATGATACCGAACATGCGCTGTGGGATCTTTTCATTCATCCGGTAGACACTGCACTGATGCTCGCTGGCTATCCGGAAAAACCAAACACCCGCTATGCCTTGCACACCACGAGTGATGGCCAACTTCAACAAGCAAGCGTGACGTTCACGGCTCCAGGTATTCGCGGTGAGGCAGGGATTGACTTACAAGCAGGCACCAACCTTGAAGAGGCACAAGTGGCAGCTCCAAGCGGCGTTCAACGCGTCCAAAACCTGGATCAACTCGTCGTGTATGGCCGTGGTGGCGCTTCACAAACCTTTGCCCCAGATTGGCAGCCTATGCTTGAAACCCGGGGATTTGCGCCAATGGTACAGGCATTTGTCCAGGCCGTGGGTAATCCAGATGGCCAGAATCCGGTATCACCGGCAACCAGTCAATTAGCGCACGCTGTTGTCGCCGATTTGGTCAATCAAATTAACAACTAG
- a CDS encoding putative quinol monooxygenase: MKIINVTLHVKPELASDYQQFISQLVAGSRAEAGNLSYDHFQSLTDPNKYEIIEHWQDAQAVASHNETSHFKQFLAGIDSFLDAPLEIIRMDYSA; the protein is encoded by the coding sequence ATGAAAATTATTAATGTTACCCTACACGTCAAACCAGAGCTTGCCAGCGACTACCAGCAGTTCATCAGTCAATTGGTTGCGGGATCGCGTGCTGAAGCCGGTAACCTCAGCTATGACCACTTCCAAAGCCTCACTGATCCCAACAAATACGAGATCATCGAACACTGGCAGGATGCCCAAGCAGTGGCATCACATAACGAAACCTCCCACTTCAAGCAGTTTTTGGCTGGAATCGATTCCTTCTTAGATGCGCCGCTTGAAATTATTCGTATGGACTATTCGGCGTAA
- a CDS encoding VanZ family protein, with protein sequence MLFLGPFYNWINSTSLSQVNHFPLVRLIIFSLDKTILYLLVFAVLRCLWLVRHHRRTTFGRELKLGLFVGYLMLLFALTVFRDVYYPWQLVFHWQRSLSVINLHPMVETLKLRQAASHFDLWYQSLGNVAWFMPLGFGIPWVSVHRRRLFAVVGIGLITSLSIETLQFLLISGVADIDDVIFNVIGAILGYAFYRLLHPKG encoded by the coding sequence ATGCTTTTTTTGGGGCCATTTTATAACTGGATTAATTCAACGTCTTTGAGTCAGGTGAACCATTTTCCTTTGGTGCGGCTCATTATTTTTAGTCTGGACAAGACCATCCTTTACCTATTAGTGTTTGCCGTTTTGCGATGCCTCTGGCTGGTTCGACATCATCGGCGAACGACATTCGGACGCGAACTGAAATTGGGATTGTTTGTCGGCTATTTGATGCTACTGTTTGCACTCACGGTTTTTCGCGATGTGTACTATCCGTGGCAATTGGTTTTTCATTGGCAACGCTCACTTTCTGTCATTAATCTACACCCCATGGTCGAAACGCTGAAATTGCGGCAGGCCGCCAGTCATTTTGACTTATGGTATCAGTCGTTAGGCAATGTTGCCTGGTTTATGCCGCTGGGCTTTGGCATTCCTTGGGTCAGTGTGCATCGGCGGCGATTGTTTGCCGTTGTCGGGATCGGACTTATCACATCATTAAGTATCGAGACTTTACAATTCTTGCTGATTAGCGGCGTTGCTGATATTGATGACGTCATCTTTAATGTTATCGGCGCTATTTTGGGATATGCCTTTTACCGGTTATTGCATCCAAAAGGTTAG